Proteins from a genomic interval of Halopseudomonas litoralis:
- a CDS encoding efflux transporter outer membrane subunit — translation MNFSFYKSLPCVVLVMAILSSACSVAPPAEPQLPFALPETFDGTLADGYAPVERWWKDFDDDQLNRFVDTALLRNPGVAQALARARVAEARVRLNRGDQLPQAGIGFNSARQRQNMSAMAGPLGELTDDMAFISNNHNASLDVSWELDLWGRLSALTSAARAEFLASAEQLRGARQSVVAQVVQLYYDIVHARAQVELSESTVEALAEMSRQIGNRSQVGIASPADAKLAEANLGSAEAGLEQRREALARTLRQLDILLGYYPAGTLQTADALPGVPAAPAAGVPAELLERRPDVRAAELTLLASGYQLGAAQRSFLPSLSLSGSAGYASGELSGLFDSSNLVWSIAGQIMQPVFQGGRLVAQVDIAEGQQDEALHGYVETALNALAEVESMLAVDTVLERREASLDLSASAAEEAVHMSYNRYQQGIDPFLNVLESQQRALNGRSAHITARHARIENRIALHLALGGGFEPTPKVLAVTPAAAGSFSTNPPEERR, via the coding sequence ATGAATTTCAGCTTTTACAAGTCGCTACCCTGCGTTGTTCTGGTCATGGCCATACTGTCCAGCGCCTGTAGCGTAGCGCCGCCGGCAGAACCGCAGTTGCCGTTCGCCCTGCCAGAGACCTTCGATGGCACCCTCGCTGATGGTTACGCACCGGTAGAGCGCTGGTGGAAGGACTTCGATGATGACCAACTGAATCGGTTCGTCGACACCGCGTTGCTGCGCAACCCGGGTGTGGCTCAGGCATTGGCCCGCGCCCGAGTGGCAGAAGCGCGCGTAAGGCTGAACCGGGGTGATCAGCTCCCCCAGGCCGGAATAGGCTTCAATAGCGCCCGCCAGCGGCAGAACATGAGTGCCATGGCTGGGCCATTGGGGGAGCTGACCGATGACATGGCCTTCATCAGCAACAATCACAATGCCTCACTGGACGTCAGCTGGGAGCTGGATCTATGGGGCCGGCTGTCGGCACTGACTTCGGCTGCGCGCGCTGAATTTCTGGCCAGCGCCGAGCAATTACGCGGCGCCCGGCAATCGGTCGTGGCTCAGGTGGTGCAACTCTATTACGACATCGTTCATGCACGTGCTCAGGTAGAACTATCCGAGAGCACCGTCGAGGCGTTGGCGGAGATGTCCCGGCAGATTGGCAATCGCTCGCAGGTCGGCATTGCCTCTCCAGCGGATGCCAAGCTGGCCGAAGCCAATCTGGGCTCTGCAGAAGCAGGGCTGGAGCAGCGACGTGAGGCCCTGGCGCGTACCCTGCGTCAGCTCGACATATTGCTCGGTTATTACCCGGCGGGCACTCTGCAGACGGCCGACGCACTGCCCGGCGTACCAGCAGCGCCAGCGGCAGGGGTACCTGCGGAGCTGCTGGAACGGAGGCCGGATGTACGCGCCGCGGAGCTGACCTTGCTGGCCTCCGGTTACCAATTGGGCGCAGCCCAGCGCTCCTTTCTACCCTCTTTATCACTGAGCGGCTCGGCGGGTTATGCCAGCGGCGAGCTGTCTGGTCTGTTTGATAGCAGCAATCTCGTATGGTCAATTGCCGGGCAGATCATGCAACCGGTATTTCAGGGCGGGCGCCTGGTAGCCCAGGTTGATATCGCTGAAGGCCAGCAGGATGAAGCGCTGCATGGCTATGTCGAAACGGCGCTGAACGCGCTGGCAGAAGTGGAAAGTATGCTGGCGGTGGATACGGTGCTGGAAAGGCGCGAAGCCAGTCTGGATTTGTCTGCCAGCGCTGCCGAAGAGGCAGTGCACATGTCTTATAACCGCTATCAGCAAGGCATAGACCCCTTTCTCAACGTACTGGAAAGCCAGCAGCGCGCCCTGAATGGCCGCAGCGCCCATATCACTGCCCGTCATGCGCGCATCGAAAACCGTATCGCCCTGCATCTGGCCTTGGGCGGCGGCTTCGAGCCCACGCCCAAGGTTCTTGCGGTGACGCCCGCTGCTGCCGGCAGCTTTTCCACCAACCCACCAGAAGAGCGCAGATAA
- a CDS encoding benzoate/H(+) symporter BenE family transporter — translation MSFFKDLSLSSFSAGFVAVLVGFTSSAALVFQAARELGATPAQIGSWMLALCLGIGLSGIYLSWRFKAPVVTAWSTPGAAVLVTAASSASLQEATGAFIICGLLMALCGFFGWFERIMQRIPPAIAAGMLAGVLLRFGMEAFAALETAFGLVLPMLLTYLLARRLIPRYAVIAPLVVGIAVAATAGMLDFSALSFTVTTPQWVTPSFSVQALMGVALPLFAVSVASQNLPGLAVLRAAGYQTPASPLIGWTGMATLVLAPFGAFGINLAAITAAICTGPEAHDDPGKRYTAAIVSGIFYLIAGIFGASIGALFLAFPKELVLAIAGFALINTIGSGLVSALQEERHREAALITFLVTASGVSLLGIASAFWGMVAGAGALLILQAPGLQSQLRRNGKTEPAQAQSTEKS, via the coding sequence GTGAGTTTCTTCAAGGACCTGTCCCTCTCCTCCTTCAGCGCCGGCTTTGTCGCGGTACTGGTAGGCTTCACCAGTTCTGCCGCGCTGGTGTTCCAGGCTGCCCGCGAGCTTGGGGCCACACCGGCCCAGATCGGCTCATGGATGCTGGCGCTCTGCCTGGGTATCGGTCTGTCCGGCATCTATCTTTCCTGGCGATTCAAGGCGCCGGTAGTCACCGCCTGGTCAACGCCGGGCGCCGCGGTATTGGTCACCGCTGCGTCCAGCGCGAGCCTTCAGGAAGCCACCGGCGCTTTCATTATCTGTGGACTGCTGATGGCGCTATGCGGTTTCTTCGGCTGGTTCGAACGCATCATGCAGCGCATTCCGCCGGCAATTGCCGCAGGCATGCTGGCTGGTGTGCTGCTGCGTTTTGGCATGGAGGCCTTCGCCGCACTGGAAACCGCATTCGGCCTGGTATTGCCGATGCTGCTCACCTACTTGCTGGCTCGGCGATTGATCCCGCGCTATGCGGTGATAGCGCCTCTGGTGGTCGGTATTGCGGTGGCGGCGACTGCTGGCATGCTGGATTTCAGTGCATTGAGTTTCACCGTCACCACGCCACAGTGGGTTACGCCGTCTTTCAGCGTGCAGGCACTGATGGGCGTGGCCTTACCCTTGTTCGCTGTGAGCGTGGCATCGCAGAACCTGCCCGGGCTGGCGGTGCTACGGGCCGCTGGCTACCAGACACCCGCTTCGCCGTTGATCGGCTGGACCGGAATGGCAACCCTGGTGCTGGCCCCCTTCGGTGCCTTCGGTATCAACCTGGCTGCCATTACCGCAGCCATCTGCACCGGTCCCGAGGCCCATGACGACCCCGGCAAGCGTTATACCGCTGCGATTGTGTCCGGTATCTTCTATCTGATTGCGGGTATTTTCGGAGCCAGCATCGGTGCATTGTTTCTGGCATTTCCCAAGGAACTGGTGCTGGCCATTGCCGGTTTTGCCTTGATCAATACCATCGGCAGCGGGCTCGTCAGCGCACTGCAGGAAGAACGCCACCGCGAAGCGGCGCTGATAACCTTTCTGGTCACCGCCTCAGGCGTATCGCTGCTGGGAATAGCCTCGGCGTTCTGGGGGATGGTAGCGGGCGCCGGCGCATTGCTTATCCTGCAAGCGCCCGGCCTGCAGAGCCAGCTCAGACGCAACGGGAAGACGGAGCCAGCCCAGGCTCAATCGACAGAGAAGAGCTGA
- a CDS encoding PepSY-associated TM helix domain-containing protein, translating to MKQLGFRQTNAWLHTWTGLLLGWLLYAVFLTGTLSFFHQEISFWMKPELHGSVAGDGSAERAIARLHQLAPDAAQWNINLPTERNPALDVQWFAQGERIGKGGGQRLSLDAATGEPITPRETRGGGFLYRFHFELYGLPRVTARWIVGIATMVMLVAIVSGVVTHKKIFKDFFTFRPRKGQRSWLDAHNATAVLALPFHFMITYSGLLLFMYMLMPWGVNSAYQGDMQAYFSEAGNRRGAPERSADQPSREPMTAELSAIAPLLAQVQQHWPRGAASIQISNPNTQRAQIELREQGSDSLLERGRGQRMRFDGVTGAALEMPATPPTSTTNAVYNVFSSLHLIRFAGPPLRWLFFISGLLGTAMIATGLVLWVVKRLPERRKLGRTPFGHRLVEVLNVGTVAGLPLAITAYFWANRLLPAGLAQRSDWEIRSFLITWLLCLLHPLLRSHKRAWQEQLIAAAVLFAGLPLFSLALPHSGLLHTLTTGKWLLAGMDLTLLASAALLGWAAYALGRHQPAAARSPQRQPRKTMATTEEVSA from the coding sequence TGACCGGCACGCTGAGTTTCTTCCATCAGGAAATCAGTTTCTGGATGAAGCCCGAACTGCACGGGTCGGTAGCCGGTGATGGCAGCGCCGAGCGCGCCATCGCACGCTTGCATCAGTTGGCGCCGGATGCGGCCCAGTGGAATATCAATCTGCCCACCGAGCGCAACCCGGCGCTCGATGTGCAGTGGTTCGCTCAGGGCGAGCGTATCGGCAAAGGGGGCGGTCAGCGCCTGAGTCTGGATGCCGCAACCGGTGAGCCAATAACGCCACGTGAGACCCGCGGCGGTGGTTTTCTCTATCGCTTCCATTTCGAACTCTATGGCCTGCCACGAGTAACTGCGCGCTGGATCGTCGGTATCGCCACCATGGTCATGCTGGTCGCCATCGTCAGCGGTGTGGTCACCCACAAGAAGATCTTCAAGGACTTCTTCACCTTCCGCCCGCGCAAGGGCCAGCGCTCCTGGTTGGATGCGCACAATGCCACCGCCGTGCTGGCGCTGCCCTTCCACTTCATGATCACCTACAGCGGCCTGTTGCTGTTCATGTACATGCTCATGCCCTGGGGGGTGAACAGTGCTTATCAGGGCGATATGCAGGCCTATTTCAGCGAAGCCGGCAATCGCCGGGGTGCGCCCGAGCGCAGCGCAGACCAACCGAGTCGCGAGCCGATGACCGCAGAGCTGAGCGCCATCGCGCCATTGCTGGCCCAGGTGCAGCAACATTGGCCACGCGGCGCCGCCAGCATTCAGATAAGCAACCCGAATACCCAGCGGGCCCAGATCGAATTGCGCGAGCAGGGCAGCGACAGCTTGCTAGAACGCGGTCGTGGCCAACGGATGCGCTTCGATGGTGTCACCGGCGCGGCGCTGGAGATGCCAGCCACACCCCCGACCTCAACTACCAATGCGGTATATAACGTGTTCAGCAGCCTGCATCTGATCCGTTTCGCCGGCCCACCGCTGCGCTGGTTGTTCTTTATCAGTGGGTTGTTGGGTACCGCCATGATCGCCACCGGCCTGGTGCTATGGGTGGTCAAGCGTCTGCCCGAACGCCGCAAACTCGGTCGCACACCGTTTGGCCACCGCCTGGTCGAAGTATTGAATGTCGGTACGGTAGCCGGCCTGCCGCTGGCTATCACCGCGTATTTCTGGGCCAACCGCCTGTTGCCGGCCGGACTGGCTCAGCGCAGCGACTGGGAAATCCGCAGCTTTCTGATTACCTGGCTGCTGTGCCTGCTGCATCCGCTGCTGCGCTCGCACAAGCGCGCCTGGCAGGAGCAGCTGATAGCCGCTGCCGTACTGTTCGCTGGACTGCCACTGTTCAGCCTGGCGCTGCCGCATAGCGGTCTACTGCATACCTTGACCACCGGCAAATGGCTGCTGGCAGGTATGGACCTGACTCTGCTGGCCAGTGCGGCGCTTTTGGGCTGGGCCGCCTATGCGTTGGGCCGCCATCAACCCGCCGCCGCTCGCAGCCCACAACGGCAGCCGCGCAAAACCATGGCCACTACCGAGGAGGTATCGGCATGA
- a CDS encoding efflux RND transporter permease subunit, with product MSTANGRQESDEVRSAHPLARFFFLQPIFGILLLITLLLGGLMAYTQLVKESLPDLNIPQATITTAWPGADPRTIEEQVTDIIEDEVTTLEGVRKVDSASYDSFSVISVEFDASADPIDAMTRLRAAVADAEAELPADVERPAIEQASVDDRPILTFTLHGEAGSATMNDQARRIRDMLERVTGVREVNIGGEREEIVQILLRPERLLALGLSPSSVRNAVQQANVEQPFGEIHSDDIGAVVRLEGRFRDVDDLRALPVARLSGPGADRPVRLDEVASVRRMQETETSRAFFSADGEAYAASLELSVRKSPGADTVNLVADLHAALAQMQEQGAWPSGLEYSVIQDEADQIMESLAEVFFSALQTMAVVFIILLLTIAWREAILAGLSVPVTFAGVLLIILIMGYSLNELVVIGMVIALVMIVDVFIILLEGLHDEIYNGGKTFGQAVLATVKRYALPAFAAQLTTILALAPLMSISGTVGEFIRVLPTTTVVCLILSFIVAMLCTLPLARALLGKQRKSEDPQRQGLSDRVTARAVNGLESWNARWVVGRRGQSWLWVIGAIALFVFSMWAFTQARVELFPPTDGERLGINIELPPTVQLETSQAIADDVGAILRDKPYFQSVVKLVGLKSPFAAGSMAANLQPSEAENFIGFSAIFRPLEERDAMSYELADELRRELAVYLDQHVAAAQLLVVPESSSPSMGDPIEIQLIGSDMDELLRLSREVQTLLAGTQGVVDVRDNIGMLKPQLALQPDREAANFFGIDHGDLASQLRIAFSSDEVGTFVTADGDDNIDIRLGTEWPSRPGEAGGPRSTEELSRVRAFTQDGRSLAVQQLLKPNQSESAIAISHVGGERALTVMAKNEGRTVGEVFAEVQPHLDEMQQQWPSGYRAVIGGEAADTTETFSSALVALVIAVVLVVGVLVILFSSFRQAFIIFATMPLAVIGSALGFWMFDITFSFFAMIGLVSLIGIAINNGIIMVDTMNSFLKEGMSIPEAAAAGSARRLRPLLTTAITTIVGLVPLAVSSAFYRPLTLVIIFGLVSVSVLALFVVPALYVLLTPEGAGERKVLD from the coding sequence ATGAGCACCGCCAACGGCCGGCAGGAAAGCGACGAGGTACGCTCGGCCCACCCGCTGGCACGGTTCTTCTTCCTGCAGCCGATCTTCGGCATTCTGCTGCTGATCACTCTGCTGCTGGGCGGGCTGATGGCCTATACCCAACTGGTCAAGGAATCCCTGCCGGATCTGAATATCCCCCAAGCTACCATCACCACCGCCTGGCCGGGCGCCGACCCGCGCACCATCGAAGAGCAAGTCACCGATATCATCGAAGACGAAGTCACCACCCTGGAGGGCGTACGCAAGGTAGACAGCGCCTCCTATGATTCCTTCTCGGTCATTTCCGTTGAATTCGATGCTTCCGCCGACCCTATCGACGCCATGACCCGGTTACGCGCCGCTGTGGCCGATGCCGAGGCTGAGTTGCCGGCAGACGTGGAACGCCCGGCGATAGAGCAGGCATCCGTGGATGACCGTCCGATTCTCACCTTCACCCTGCATGGCGAAGCCGGCTCGGCCACCATGAACGACCAGGCTCGGCGCATCCGCGATATGCTGGAGCGGGTGACCGGCGTCAGGGAAGTGAACATCGGCGGGGAACGCGAGGAGATCGTGCAAATACTGCTGCGTCCTGAGCGACTGCTGGCGCTGGGGTTGTCGCCTTCATCCGTGCGCAACGCCGTGCAGCAGGCCAACGTGGAACAGCCATTTGGCGAGATCCATAGCGACGATATCGGCGCCGTGGTGCGGTTGGAAGGGCGCTTCCGTGATGTGGATGACCTGCGAGCGCTGCCGGTGGCAAGGCTCAGTGGTCCCGGTGCCGATCGACCGGTGCGTCTTGATGAAGTGGCATCGGTGCGCCGCATGCAGGAAACCGAAACCTCACGTGCCTTCTTCAGTGCGGATGGCGAAGCCTATGCAGCGTCGCTGGAACTTTCGGTGCGCAAAAGCCCCGGCGCCGATACGGTGAATCTGGTGGCGGACCTGCATGCAGCGCTGGCACAGATGCAGGAGCAGGGCGCCTGGCCGTCCGGCCTGGAATACAGCGTCATTCAAGACGAAGCGGACCAGATAATGGAATCGCTGGCCGAAGTGTTTTTCAGCGCCTTGCAGACCATGGCGGTGGTCTTCATCATCCTGCTGCTGACCATTGCCTGGCGCGAGGCGATTCTCGCCGGTCTGTCGGTGCCGGTGACCTTTGCCGGGGTGCTGCTGATCATCCTGATCATGGGCTACTCGCTCAACGAGCTGGTAGTCATCGGTATGGTCATCGCGCTGGTGATGATCGTTGATGTGTTCATCATCCTGCTGGAAGGTCTGCACGACGAGATCTACAACGGCGGCAAGACCTTCGGCCAGGCCGTACTGGCCACGGTCAAACGCTACGCCTTGCCTGCCTTTGCCGCACAGTTGACCACCATACTCGCGCTGGCACCGCTGATGTCGATCAGCGGTACCGTCGGCGAGTTCATCCGCGTATTGCCGACCACCACCGTGGTCTGTCTGATTCTCTCGTTCATTGTCGCCATGCTGTGCACTCTGCCGCTGGCCCGCGCTTTGCTGGGCAAGCAGCGCAAATCCGAGGACCCGCAGCGCCAGGGTCTGTCCGACCGTGTCACGGCTCGTGCGGTCAATGGCTTGGAAAGCTGGAATGCGCGCTGGGTGGTGGGGCGCCGCGGGCAATCCTGGTTGTGGGTGATCGGCGCCATCGCCCTGTTTGTCTTCTCCATGTGGGCATTCACCCAGGCGCGGGTCGAGCTGTTCCCGCCGACGGACGGCGAACGCCTGGGCATCAACATCGAATTGCCGCCCACGGTGCAGCTGGAAACCTCCCAGGCGATAGCCGATGATGTCGGCGCGATCCTGCGCGACAAGCCCTATTTCCAGAGTGTAGTCAAACTGGTGGGTCTGAAGAGCCCGTTTGCCGCTGGCTCGATGGCAGCGAATCTGCAGCCCAGCGAGGCGGAGAACTTCATTGGTTTCTCCGCCATCTTCCGTCCATTGGAAGAGCGTGACGCCATGTCCTACGAGCTGGCCGACGAATTGCGCCGCGAGCTTGCCGTCTATCTGGACCAACATGTCGCCGCTGCACAGCTGTTGGTGGTGCCGGAATCCAGCAGCCCGAGCATGGGTGATCCGATCGAGATCCAGCTGATCGGTTCGGACATGGATGAACTGCTGCGGTTGTCCCGAGAGGTGCAGACGCTGTTGGCCGGCACCCAGGGCGTGGTCGATGTACGCGACAACATCGGTATGCTCAAGCCGCAACTGGCGCTGCAGCCTGACCGTGAGGCAGCCAACTTCTTCGGCATTGATCACGGCGACCTGGCTTCACAGCTGCGTATCGCCTTCAGCTCCGATGAAGTCGGCACCTTCGTCACTGCCGACGGCGATGACAATATCGATATTCGCCTGGGCACCGAATGGCCCAGCCGCCCCGGTGAAGCCGGCGGTCCACGCAGCACCGAAGAACTGAGCCGGGTGCGGGCTTTCACCCAGGATGGCCGCTCCCTCGCCGTCCAGCAGTTGCTCAAACCCAATCAATCCGAGTCCGCTATCGCCATATCCCATGTTGGCGGCGAGCGGGCGCTGACCGTCATGGCCAAGAACGAAGGCCGCACCGTCGGTGAGGTCTTCGCCGAAGTGCAGCCGCATCTGGATGAAATGCAGCAGCAATGGCCTTCCGGCTACCGTGCCGTGATCGGTGGTGAAGCCGCGGACACCACCGAAACCTTCTCCTCCGCGCTGGTAGCTTTGGTTATCGCCGTGGTGCTGGTGGTCGGTGTGCTGGTCATCCTGTTCAGCAGCTTCCGTCAGGCTTTCATCATCTTCGCCACCATGCCTCTGGCCGTGATCGGCTCCGCCCTTGGCTTCTGGATGTTCGATATCACCTTCTCGTTCTTTGCCATGATCGGTCTGGTCTCACTGATCGGCATCGCCATCAACAACGGCATCATCATGGTCGACACCATGAACAGTTTCCTGAAAGAAGGCATGAGCATTCCCGAAGCTGCTGCCGCCGGCTCCGCCCGGCGCCTGCGCCCACTGCTCACCACCGCCATCACCACCATCGTTGGCCTGGTACCCTTGGCGGTCAGCAGCGCCTTCTATCGACCGTTGACGTTGGTGATTATCTTCGGGCTGGTCTCGGTGTCGGTATTGGCACTATTTGTGGTGCCGGCATTGTATGTGCTGTTGACACCAGAGGGGGCGGGAGAGCGAAAGGTGCTGGATTGA
- a CDS encoding DUF3325 domain-containing protein, translating into MISLSLALCISAFGSLCLGMPRHFEQALKRKPHLWASRALRWLGWLLLGLAIMPAVDALGPSVGLALWASALTIAAMGQALLLTYRPRLIVPVSLLAPLLVLPLLGA; encoded by the coding sequence ATGATCAGCCTGAGTCTGGCGCTGTGCATCAGCGCCTTCGGTAGCCTGTGCCTGGGCATGCCGCGGCATTTCGAGCAGGCGCTCAAGCGCAAACCACATCTCTGGGCGAGTCGGGCCCTGCGCTGGCTCGGCTGGTTGCTGCTGGGTTTGGCGATCATGCCAGCAGTCGACGCGCTCGGCCCTTCCGTGGGACTGGCATTATGGGCATCGGCCCTGACCATTGCCGCGATGGGACAGGCACTATTGCTGACCTATCGGCCACGCCTGATCGTTCCAGTAAGCCTGTTGGCGCCACTGCTGGTGTTGCCCCTCCTCGGAGCATGA
- a CDS encoding acyl-CoA dehydrogenase C-terminal domain-containing protein has translation MAEYQAPLRDIRFVLNETFAADQLWQSLPGLNGAIDAETADAMLEEAAKITSQTIAPLNRNGDEEGAVWNNGEVTTPAGFKEAYSTYAEGGWVGLAGNAEYGGLGMPKTLGVQVEEMIYGANSSFALYIALTAGSTLALDAHGSEELKQKYLPNMYAGTWAGTMCLTEPHAGTDLGIIRTKAVPEADGSYAVTGTKIFITGGEHDLTENIIHLVLAKLPDAPAGPKGISLFLVPKFLVSEDGSLGERNTLSCGSIEHKMGIKGSATCVMNFDGAKGYLIGEVNKGLNAMFTMMNYERLSIGIQGIGCGEASYQTAVAYARERIQSRAPTGAIQPDKAADPIIVHPDVRRMLLTMKAMIEGSRAFSTYVGMQLDISKFAEDEQIKKKGEDLVALLTPVAKAFFTDVGFENCVHGQQVLGGHGYIREWGQEQLVRDVRIAQIYEGTNGIQALDLMGRKTVANGGAFFKVFADEIEDFIADNGAADMDEFVQPLQAALENLKQLTAQVIESSKANPNEVGAASVEYLHTFGYTAYGYMWARMAKAALAVEQDGDGFYQAKLATARFYFKRLLPRVQSLSAAVRAGSESLFELEAAQF, from the coding sequence ATGGCCGAGTACCAAGCCCCCCTGCGTGACATCCGTTTCGTTCTCAATGAAACCTTTGCAGCCGACCAGCTGTGGCAGAGCCTGCCCGGCCTGAATGGCGCCATCGATGCTGAAACCGCTGATGCCATGCTGGAGGAAGCCGCCAAGATCACCTCGCAGACCATAGCGCCACTGAATCGCAACGGTGACGAAGAAGGCGCGGTGTGGAACAACGGCGAAGTCACCACTCCTGCCGGCTTCAAGGAAGCCTATAGCACTTATGCCGAAGGCGGCTGGGTAGGGCTGGCAGGTAATGCCGAATACGGTGGACTGGGCATGCCCAAGACCCTCGGTGTGCAGGTCGAGGAAATGATCTACGGCGCCAACAGCAGCTTTGCCCTGTATATCGCCCTGACCGCCGGCAGCACCCTGGCGCTGGACGCCCATGGCAGCGAAGAGCTCAAGCAAAAGTACCTGCCGAACATGTACGCCGGCACCTGGGCTGGCACCATGTGCCTGACCGAGCCGCATGCCGGCACCGACCTGGGCATCATCCGCACCAAGGCTGTACCCGAGGCCGATGGCAGTTATGCCGTTACCGGTACCAAGATCTTCATTACCGGCGGTGAGCATGACCTGACCGAAAACATCATTCACCTGGTTCTGGCCAAGCTGCCCGACGCACCGGCCGGCCCCAAGGGTATTTCCCTGTTCCTGGTGCCCAAGTTCCTGGTCAGCGAAGACGGCAGTCTGGGCGAGCGCAATACCCTGAGCTGCGGCTCGATCGAACACAAGATGGGTATCAAGGGCTCGGCCACCTGTGTGATGAACTTCGACGGTGCCAAGGGCTATCTGATCGGCGAAGTGAACAAGGGCCTGAACGCCATGTTCACCATGATGAACTACGAGCGCCTGTCCATCGGCATCCAGGGCATCGGTTGCGGCGAAGCCTCCTACCAGACCGCTGTCGCCTATGCGCGTGAACGCATCCAGAGCCGTGCGCCGACCGGTGCGATACAGCCGGACAAGGCCGCCGACCCGATCATAGTGCACCCGGACGTGCGGCGCATGCTGCTGACCATGAAGGCCATGATCGAAGGCAGCCGCGCCTTCTCGACCTATGTCGGCATGCAGCTGGATATCAGCAAGTTTGCTGAAGATGAGCAGATCAAGAAGAAGGGCGAAGATCTGGTTGCACTGCTGACGCCAGTGGCCAAGGCCTTCTTCACCGACGTGGGCTTCGAAAACTGCGTACACGGCCAGCAGGTGCTCGGCGGGCATGGCTACATTCGCGAGTGGGGTCAGGAGCAACTGGTGCGGGATGTGCGTATTGCGCAGATCTACGAAGGCACCAACGGTATTCAGGCGCTGGATCTGATGGGGCGCAAGACCGTTGCCAATGGCGGCGCGTTCTTCAAGGTGTTCGCTGATGAAATCGAGGACTTCATTGCTGACAATGGCGCAGCTGACATGGACGAGTTTGTTCAGCCGTTGCAGGCCGCACTGGAAAACCTCAAGCAGCTGACGGCTCAGGTCATCGAAAGCAGCAAGGCCAACCCCAATGAAGTCGGCGCTGCGTCGGTGGAATATCTGCATACCTTCGGTTATACCGCCTATGGCTATATGTGGGCACGCATGGCCAAGGCCGCGCTGGCTGTGGAGCAGGACGGGGATGGTTTCTACCAGGCCAAGCTGGCCACCGCTCGCTTCTATTTCAAGCGTTTGCTGCCGAGAGTCCAGTCGCTGAGCGCGGCGGTGCGCGCGGGTAGTGAGTCGCTGTTTGAGTTGGAGGCGGCTCAGTTCTGA
- a CDS encoding efflux RND transporter periplasmic adaptor subunit, protein MNKTRLSAIGMALLFGLLGCGGAEEPDPLQDAQPSAAEQQDGGAQVVSVKVTPVEHRNLQAWVYSQGTARSRQREFLTFTQQGVVSHVDEDLRIGSPVKAGQLIAHQAPERVQADLQAARASLAEAEANLSLAKVTRQRYETLIEQRSASQQELDQAVVQVEQATAARDNSRAQLAQAQLSVDESRLISPIDGVLARLNIEKGRYFMPSIVQTNSEQNALRTVPALVIDPNRFEVRVDLPSYDFRKVENGARVVIGGEPPLDGRDVDPLIGEDRVAGNVHAISPSLDPETRTFEVIAHTEGENPRLQDGEFVAVWIALPALQDNLAVPLEALRFRNDQTFLFVVDRDSGRVNERRVELGQQAGAYRAVLDGVEENELVVTDGRAALYDGQRVRVLQTDGEFE, encoded by the coding sequence ATGAACAAGACTCGACTGAGCGCCATTGGCATGGCCTTGCTGTTCGGACTGCTGGGTTGTGGCGGCGCGGAGGAGCCGGACCCGCTGCAGGACGCTCAGCCCAGCGCCGCCGAGCAGCAGGATGGCGGTGCGCAGGTGGTCAGCGTCAAGGTAACGCCGGTGGAACATCGCAACCTGCAGGCCTGGGTTTACAGTCAGGGCACCGCCCGTTCCCGCCAGCGAGAATTTCTCACCTTCACTCAACAGGGGGTGGTATCCCACGTGGATGAGGATCTGCGGATCGGTAGTCCGGTCAAGGCCGGACAATTGATTGCCCATCAGGCTCCGGAGCGGGTGCAGGCGGATCTGCAGGCGGCCAGGGCGTCACTGGCCGAAGCCGAAGCCAACCTCTCCCTGGCGAAGGTAACCCGCCAGCGTTACGAAACGCTGATCGAGCAGCGTTCAGCCTCGCAGCAGGAACTGGACCAGGCCGTGGTGCAGGTGGAGCAGGCCACCGCAGCACGGGACAACAGCCGTGCGCAACTGGCGCAGGCGCAGTTGAGTGTCGATGAGTCGCGTCTGATATCGCCCATCGATGGGGTGTTGGCGCGGCTGAATATCGAGAAGGGCCGCTATTTCATGCCCAGCATAGTGCAGACAAACTCCGAGCAGAATGCGCTGCGCACGGTGCCGGCGCTGGTGATCGATCCGAACCGCTTCGAGGTGCGGGTGGATCTGCCGTCCTATGATTTCCGGAAGGTCGAGAACGGTGCCCGGGTGGTGATCGGTGGCGAGCCACCGCTGGACGGTCGTGATGTCGATCCGCTGATCGGCGAGGACCGAGTGGCCGGCAATGTGCATGCGATCAGTCCGTCCCTTGATCCGGAAACCCGCACCTTTGAAGTCATCGCGCACACCGAAGGCGAGAATCCCCGGTTGCAGGATGGCGAGTTCGTCGCGGTCTGGATTGCCCTGCCGGCGCTGCAGGACAATCTGGCCGTACCCCTGGAAGCGCTGCGCTTTCGTAACGATCAGACCTTTCTCTTCGTGGTGGACAGGGACAGTGGCCGGGTCAACGAGCGTCGGGTAGAACTGGGTCAGCAGGCTGGCGCCTACCGTGCCGTTCTCGATGGGGTAGAGGAGAACGAGCTGGTGGTGACCGATGGGCGTGCCGCACTCTACGATGGTCAGCGGGTGCGGGTTCTGCAAACCGATGGGGAGTTTGAATGA